One Elgaria multicarinata webbii isolate HBS135686 ecotype San Diego chromosome 7, rElgMul1.1.pri, whole genome shotgun sequence DNA window includes the following coding sequences:
- the NTAQ1 gene encoding protein N-terminal glutamine amidohydrolase yields the protein MEQPASGLAAAPPVAHHPAIPARPACVYTSCYCEENVWKLCEFIQNQNQFPLEEFYAVFISNDRRMVPLWKQQAGCGGQPVIWDYHVILLHVSNGDQNFIYDLDTVLPFPCLFDTYIEEAFKPDSSLNPGFRRKVRVVRADAYLKTFASDRSHMKDASGNWLKPPPAYPCIETADFKMNLDDFISMNPDVGWGSVLTLPEFAQGFGNQN from the exons ATGGAGCAGCCGGCGTCTGGGCTAGCAGCAGCACCACCGGTTGCCCATCACCCAGCCATACCAGCTCGGCCCgcctgtgtctacaccagctgctACTG tGAGGAAAATGTATGGAAGCTTTGTGAATTCATCCAAAACCAGAACCAATTCCCTTTAGAAGAGTTTTATGCTGTTTTCATTTCCAACGATAGAAGGATG GTACCACTTTGGAAGCAACAGGCGGGGTGTGGAGGTCAACCTGTGATTTGG gATTACCACGTGATTTTGCTTCATGTCTCAAATGGGGATCAGAACTTCATTTATGACCTTGATACTGTGCTCCCTTTCCCCTGCCTTTTTGACACTTATATTGAAGAGGCTTTTAAACCGGACAGCAGTCTTAATCCTGGATTTCGAAG AAAAGTCAGAGTGGTTCGAGCTGATGCGTATCTGAAGACATTTGCTTCTGACCGATCTCACATGAAAGATGCCAGCGGGAACTGGCTGAAGCCTCCTCCTGCGTACCCTTGCATTGAAACTGCAG ACTTCAAGATGAACTTGGATGACTTCATCAGTATGAATCCAGATGTTGGATGGGGATCTGTCCTTACACTCCCTGAATTTGCACAGGGATTTGGCAATCAGAACTGA